The Hirundo rustica isolate bHirRus1 chromosome 31, bHirRus1.pri.v3, whole genome shotgun sequence genomic interval tcacccttccccaaacccgccaaggcaagcgctacgtgctcacaatggtagaggccaccacaggatggctggagacctaccctgtgccccacgctacagcccgtaacaccattctaggccttgaaaaacaagttctttggaggcatggtacccctgagaggattgagtcagacaatggaactcatttcaagaacagcctcatcaacaactgggctagggaacatggcattgagtgggtgtaccatatcccctatcatgcaccagcttcagggaaaatagaaagatacaatggactgctaaaaaccactctgaaagcactgggtgggggatcattcaaaaactgggagcagcatctagcaaaggccacctggttagttaacacccaaggttccaccaacagagcaggccctgcccaatctgagtccctacatacagtagatggagagaaagtcccagtagtacatgtaagaggtttgttagggaagacagtttggatcaattctgcttcaagtacagaggatcccatccgtgggattgtctttgctcagggaccaggctgcacatggtgggtactgcagaaagatggaaccacacgatgtgtaccccagggagatttgattgttgggtgagaaccgcgtgtaattatcactgtgtgctgaatagCTGGACCATTCacggaccggttggagggaggagccacgtgggtttgcttccttagagggatcctatacaggggttttctcccaaatttgtcccaaaccaggacacccccAAACTTatgccatcctcctcctccctcagccacttcttttgtgtgggtcaagcaccctctaagcaccagtatttagtctcttagcaacttatgggggaacaattctatagggaaaaaaagaaacaaaccaaacctaacccccaacaataaCTATAACTGAACCTTGCTTACAGGCCTAACTTAGATATCCAAGGTACTTCCACATCTAAGAAAGCAGTCTTTCCCCAGATTTGCTATAGCATATGCGCAGGGGCACACACACAGTCAGAAACAGTCAGTGCAAGCAAGGTACCTGTGAAAAATTTCCCTCAGAGGTCAGTGAAATCCTCACTTCAGATATTTTTGCATCTCCTGCTGGGTGAAGGATCAGACCTTGAGGAGTGAGGGTATCAGCCCAGGACACGTCGTGTTTCGGCAATCCTCCAGGCCTCTGAGAGGCCCCCTCAGAGGGAGATTGCTGGTCACAGCCCACAGTGGCCCAGGAGAGCTCAAAGGGTTTCCTTTTGGACTGCTATTGATAGGGTCACAAGAGAGTCTGCTTCAGTCATAACAATGTTTCATCCCGGCCACAGTTTGGGTCAGCCCTTTCTCTAGAAGTGTGAGATCCGGAATGTTGACCATTCAGGCAAGAGGAATATTTTCCAAGGCTGGTCATAAGGAAAACAGGAGCCTTTTAGCAATTCCTGGGAGCACACAGTATTTCTGATAAGCTTGGAAAAATCTGAGCCCACTTGCAGTTTCCAAGGACAAGACCTAAAAAGCATTTCTCAGCTCACACTGCGGcctggaaaggagaagggaggaatGCAGCATCACACTGGGATCTCAGGGGTGCTCATGGCATGGGTAACACTGGAccaatgccaggcacccaccaaagccactctgtccctgccccatccAGCTGCACAGAGGAGAGACAATTTAACCAAGTGTTCTTGGGTTGGGATAAGACTGGGAGACATCCCTCACCAAACACTGGCATGGGCACAACAGACCCAGCCTGGGCATAAGGAGGGAGTTTATTACAAACCTAATTACAGCAGgacaaggaaaagggaaagaaatctctCCAACAccttccccacagccagcaAGAATCACCAGGACCACGAATCACTGGGGCTCTGCCCAATGGGAGTCATCCAAGGCTGATCCTCCCACGCAGGATGGAGCTGGACCAGCGCACAAAGCTCTTCTGGCACTCAGGGCActcacagggcttcccttaGCGGTGCCTCTGTCGGTGTTGGGTCAAGTGAGAGTTCCcagagaagctcttcccacactcaggacactcatagggcctctccctgGTGTGGATGTGCTGGTGCCTGATGAGGTGGGAGTTGCGGTTAAAGCCCTTTCCACATTCCAAGCACCTGTAGGGCCGTTCCCTGGTGTGGGTTGTTTGGTGGCGGATGAGGTTGGAGCTCCGcccaaagctcttcccacattccccacattCATAGGGTcgctccccagtgtggatcctctggtgctTAATGAGGTCAGACCTTTGTCTGAATCTtttcccacattccaagcactCATAGGGCCATTCCTGTTTGCCTTTGTGGATCATCTGGTGGTTGATGAGGTGGGACCTCTGTCTGaatctcttcccacattccccacatcTGTAGGGCTGTTCCCGTTTGCTGTTGTGGATCTTCTGGTGGCTGATGAGGTGGGACCTCTGTCTGAAGCTgctcccacattccccacacttgtagggccgttccccagtgtggatcttGAGGTGTTTGTTGAGGTTGGAGTTCCggttgaagctcttcccacattccccacacttatAGGGCCGTTCCCCAGTGTGAATGTTCTGGTGCTGGATCAGGTCGGAGCTCGcgctgaagctcttcccacactccaagCACTTGTAcggcctctccccggtgtggatgcgTCGATGACTGACGAGGTGGGACTTGCGGGTGAAGCTCTTCCCGCAGTCggggcagcagaagggcctctctgtgtgtgtgaactGATGTTGGAGGAGTTTTGTGGTGGTTGGAAACtgcttcccacactcaggacacttgtagggcctctccctggtgtggctgtgctggtgaaCATTGAGGCTGGAGCTCCGTctaaagctcttcccacactccaagCACTTGTAGGGCCGTTCCCCAGTGTGCATCCGCCGGTGTCTGACGAGGTGAGAGTTGCGATTAAAACGCTTCCCACAATCCCCACACTTGTAGGGccgttccccagtgtggattGTCTGGTGCCGTATGAGGCTGGAGCTCCGGtggaagcttttcccacattcttcacactcgtagggccgttcTCCAGTGTGGATCTTGCAGTGGCTGTTGAGGTTAGACTTCCGTctaaagctcttcccacattccaggCACTCATAGGgcttttccccagtgtggatcctctggtgctGAGAGaggtgggagctctggctgaagctcttcccacattccccacagtcatagggccgttccccagtgtggatcactTGGTGCCGAATCAGGTTgaagctctggctgaagctcttcccacattccaagcactTGTAGGGCTTCTCCTCACCATGAGGCTTcaccagctctgagctccggctaccttcctggcacagggggagtctttcctccctgctgctccctgcgcTGGGTTTGCAGCCCCTCCTTGTGCGGGATCTTCTgggcttttcctcctccatctGGCTATGGCTTGGGAATGAcaaatcctggtttggggagAAAACAAGGGGTGAGTGGCTTAGGATGGGGGTTTTTACTGTCCAAGTCCATCTCAGAATTCACAGAGCATCCTGTGTCCATCAAACTCTTCAAACTACCAAGATTCAgcccaaaaaaacctcccaggaGTTCCCCCTCTCTGATCTCCACACCTTGGTGTTTCACGGGTCTCCCTTCCCTGGGCCGATGGGGGTCCTGTGGTTCCTGCTGTCCCCCTTCTCTAGGATCTCGCTTAGGGATGATCCGGCCATCCCACATCCGCCCGTGTTCTGCCGGCAGCAACCACCTGCACCCCTCCCCACTGCCCAAGAGAAAAGCCCGAGCCATCACGGACCCCCACTATCCACAAAGGGCATTTGTGGTCCAGCTCTGCCGTCCTCCAAGGTTGAAATATCCACAACCCCCAGAAAAACTGCCAGGAACCCCCCAGTATATCTAGGGAGGGCTTCACCTCCCCGCTCACCTGCGGCACGCGGGTGGAGGCGGGGAGATGCTCTCAGGGCTGAAGGTGCTGCGGACACAGCAGGCCCTGCAACCGagtttcctcctcttcctgttcagtttcctgctcctcctcttcctctctccctcttcttcaTCCTGCTCCTCCCCCGACTCCTCCTCAATCGCTCCTCtcactcctcctccttcctAGTCCCGCCTCCTTCTCTTATCCCTGGCTCTTCTGCtctttcctcatcccttctcctccatcccttttcctgctcccccCACCCTGAGCCCAGTGGCCACCCTTTGTCCCCCTTTTCCCAACTCCATGGCATCCGGTGGGAGGAGCCAGGATGGAGCCGtggcaggacaggctggggcGGCGCTGGGCTCTGCGCCTGCTCTGGGTGCCATTCACGTGCCCCATCCtgggcaggaagggctgtgggacAGAACATCCTCACAAACCTCTGGAAGGAGGACAAGGGCTGGTggggaaatagaaaataaacacGGGATtatagaaaaaggaaagtaaaaagtaaaatatatatattatctaaaataaaattaaaaataacaatgaaaaaaataaaataatggcaGAGCTACTTCTCCTTTAGGTTTCTTGTCCCAGTTCCAAGCTGGATCTGAGCCAGAAACCAGTGGGTGGGAGAGATATTGCTGCTGAAGGGCTTCATATTGCCAAAACTAAAGTGTCCAGTATCAAGTAACGCCTTGAGGTTACAGAAGTCCCAGAGCCCACGATGGATTCCCCTGTTTGAAGCTGAAAGAAGAGCTCCACTTGCAACACTGCCTTGTAATGATGAATGTGAAAATTCAACACAATTCCCGGTTCCATCCCTCCTCTGCCCAGTGGTGCAGGGAGAAGAGATTGGGAATTACGGTCAGTTTTTGCTGCTTCCTCCTTTAGGGACAGGAACCTTTGCCCTGCTCCAACGTGGGATCTGTCCGTGGGGtcagtccctgccctgtccaTTGCGGGTCCCTCCCCAGCCGTGCGGTCACTCCTCGGGCCGGCCCTGAGGCATGGGGCAGCTGCGCTGCGGCCCTGTCAGCAGCACTGCCGGTTCGTCCTGGGCAGGATCAGCAAAAGGAGCTGGGCGGCCACAGGGGCTCAATCCTGTCCtgaagaaggaaggggaagaggaaaggcCGTCTGCGGTGCCTCCACTGGTGTTTCGTCAAGTGAGAGCTctgtgagaagctcttcccacactgaggacactcgtagggcctctccctgTGCGAATTTCCTTTTCAGGACCCCCTGATtagggtgggggtttttttctctcacaaagTCCTGTACCAGGTCTAAAAGATTAACGGAACTTGCAGCTTTGGtctttagagatgtttattgagtttcttatctcaaggtTCGCAGGCCACCAGCACCTGGCTTAACATGCTAGAAAACACAGCCGGCAAGAATGCCAGAcagagaattccaaggtctttGAATGGTTTCTAGtccaattaactcttaaaacatactatatttacagtttttatttatattatatttatattatttatatttacactACCTTTTCTAAACATGCAACTTCTGCATCAAACTCATTCTACCAATGTCTCTGggccaccctcacagcaaaaaaTGGAGTAGAAGAAGATGATGAGGCaccacccaaaatcctccatcttgccctcATCTATCcccatactaaaaacccaaaactacaaattttcaccctgtgacaaactaaaccactatttatttcaaatcttcaTTGCTTTTAATTCATCTTTAAGTGatggaagtttttcccatgtaCTAAGGTCAAAGGCAGTGCTTTCCTGGagtcccagccagggtctcgGACCCCCCAGGGCAGCTCGAGGGATTTTAAATGTGCCCTGGACTAcatctccccagtgtggatatGCCAGTGGACAGTGAGGGCAGAGTTGTCCTTGAAGCCCCTCCTGCAgtcagggcaggagaagggcctctcctctctgtgaatccgCTGATGTTTGAGGAGactggagctggtctgaaacctcttcccacactcaggacactcacagggcctctccccagtgtggatgcacTGGTGCTTTCTCAGGCTGGAAGTCCATCCAAAGCTCTACCCATGTTCCAAGCAGGTGTAGGGctgttccccagtgtggatcacctGGTGCTGGATCAGGGCCAAGCTTGATCCAAAGCtgttcccacattccccacacttgtagagcttttccccagtgtggatcacctggtgtttcctcaggctggagctgtagctgaagctcatcccacattctTCACAGACAAAGGGCTGTTCCCCAGTGTGAATCCTCTTGTGCTGGATCAgactggagctgtggctgaagctcttcccacattccccacactcatagggctgttccccagtgtggatcacctggtgccggatcaggtgggagctctggctgaaacccttcccacattccaagcacttgtggggcttctcccctcCATGAGGCTTCTccaccagctctgagctctggctggatctctggctgccctcctggcacagggcgGGTCTTTGCTCCTCGCAGCTCCCTGCGCTGGGTTTGCAGCCCCTCCTTGTGCGGGACctctggggcttttcctcctcccctaTCTGGCCATTCCTTAGGAATGGAAAATACGGCTTTggggagaaaacagaaggaGAGCACCTTAAACTGGGG includes:
- the LOC120764548 gene encoding zinc finger protein 420-like translates to MEEEKPRRSRTRRGCKPSAGSSREERLPLCQEGSRSSELVKPHGEEKPYKCLECGKSFSQSFNLIRHQVIHTGERPYDCGECGKSFSQSSHLSQHQRIHTGEKPYECLECGKSFRRKSNLNSHCKIHTGERPYECEECGKSFHRSSSLIRHQTIHTGERPYKCGDCGKRFNRNSHLVRHRRMHTGERPYKCLECGKSFRRSSSLNVHQHSHTRERPYKCPECGKQFPTTTKLLQHQFTHTERPFCCPDCGKSFTRKSHLVSHRRIHTGERPYKCLECGKSFSASSDLIQHQNIHTGERPYKCGECGKSFNRNSNLNKHLKIHTGERPYKCGECGSSFRQRSHLISHQKIHNSKREQPYRCGECGKRFRQRSHLINHQMIHKGKQEWPYECLECGKRFRQRSDLIKHQRIHTGERPYECGECGKSFGRSSNLIRHQTTHTRERPYRCLECGKGFNRNSHLIRHQHIHTRERPYECPECGKSFSGNSHLTQHRQRHR
- the LOC120764536 gene encoding zinc finger protein interacting with ribonucleoprotein K-like, whose translation is MNISAAPHWPLHEAPPLTGRGYKTDRRLLKGSTQRRPRRWGPRGEGLGALRGIPSVLGGPGGFRGGFLVSGGVSWIEEVLPYFPFLRNGQIGEEEKPQRSRTRRGCKPSAGSCEEQRPALCQEGSQRSSQSSELVEKPHGGEKPHKCLECGKGFSQSSHLIRHQVIHTGEQPYECGECGKSFSHSSSLIQHKRIHTGEQPFVCEECGMSFSYSSSLRKHQVIHTGEKLYKCGECGNSFGSSLALIQHQVIHTGEQPYTCLEHG